In one window of Meleagris gallopavo isolate NT-WF06-2002-E0010 breed Aviagen turkey brand Nicholas breeding stock chromosome 4, Turkey_5.1, whole genome shotgun sequence DNA:
- the PPID gene encoding peptidyl-prolyl cis-trans isomerase D, protein MFFVNLFLSRYVEASEAVAEEGDKAKLKTIGLSCVLNIGACKLKLSDWQGAIESCSEALQIDPANTKALYRRAQGWQGIKDLDQALADLKKAHEIAPEDKAIQTETLKIKQKIKAQKEKEKAAYAKMFA, encoded by the exons ATGTTCTTTGTGAACCTGTTTCTCTCCAGGTATGTAGAAGCTTCTGAAGCGGTGGCAGAGGAGGGAGACAAGGCAAAGCTGAAGACCATCGGGTTAAGCTGTGTTTTAAACATTGGCGCTTGTAAACTGAAACTGTCGGATTGGCAGGGAGCCATCGAAAGTTGTTCAGAG GCTCTTCAAATAGATCCAGCGAATACTAAAGCTCTCTACAGACGGGCTCAAGGATGGCAGGGAATAAAAGATCTTGATCAGGCACTG GCTGATCTTAAAAAGGCTCATGAAATTGCCCCCGAGGacaaag cTATCCAGACAGAAACACTCAAAATCaaacagaagataaaagctcagaaggagaaagagaaggcagCTTATGCTAAAAtgtttgcttga